Proteins encoded within one genomic window of Marasmius oreades isolate 03SP1 chromosome 4, whole genome shotgun sequence:
- a CDS encoding uncharacterized protein (CAZy:GH62), whose amino-acid sequence MVPDLPGTTTLPTQPIPGGHLRNISRSANQPEYLWVDMWAICDSSNCYHFSSDDNFGHLYHAQSSVANFPNGFGQLVNALSAAKNDLFEAYKYKVGSQYLLIVEYIGSTGLRYFRSWTSSNSIAGSWTALHALLNVIHLLGRTAFSSTETLRLADISHGAAVR is encoded by the coding sequence ATGGTACCTGATCTACCAGGGACAACAACGCTACCTACTCAACCAATTCCGGGTGGTCATCTCCGAAACATTTCTCGTTCAGCCAACCAGCCAGAATATCTTTGGGTCGACATGTGGGCCATCTGCGACTCCTCCAACTGCTACCACTTCTCCTCAGACGACAACTTCGGTCACCTCTACCATGCTCAAAGCTCCGTCGCCAACTTCCCTAATGGTTTCGGCCAGCTCGTTAATGCTCTGTCGGCTGCTAAGAACGATCTGTTCGAGGCGTACAAATACAAAGTCGGAAGCCAGTATCTCCTGATCGTCGAGTATATTGGTAGCACTGGCTTGCGATACTTCCGTTCTTGGACAAGTTCAAACAGTATCGCAGGCTCTTGGACGGCGCTTCACGCGCTTCTGAATGTGATTCATTTGCTGGGAAGGACGGCGTTCAGTTCAACGGAAACGCTTAGACTTGCTGATATCAGTCACGGAGCGGCCGTACGATGA